From Hemitrygon akajei chromosome 19, sHemAka1.3, whole genome shotgun sequence, the proteins below share one genomic window:
- the LOC140741744 gene encoding dual specificity protein phosphatase 7-like, giving the protein MKNQLFCATSAMAMNKSVDWLQEQLESGDASLLLLDCRSHELYESSHIDSAINVVIPGLMLRRLKKGNLPIKSLIPNNEDKEKFVKRCKTDTVILYDECTIDWHENGTSSVLGLLLQKLRDDGCKAYYLEGGFNKFQTEYLEHCETNLDCSCPSNSPPVSVLGLGGLRISSDCSDGESDADREPNSATESEGSPLPNNQPAFPVQILPYLYLGCAKDSTNLDVLGKYGIKYILNVTPNLPNMFENDGQFKYKQIPISDHWSQNLSQFFPEAISFIDEARSKKCGILVHCLAGISRSVTVTVAYLMQKLNLSLNDAYDFVKRKKSNISPNFNFMGQLLDFERTLGLTSPCDNRAPKEQLYFTTPTNHNVFQLESLEST; this is encoded by the exons ATGAAAAATCAGCTTTTTTGTGCTACCTCGGCCATGGCGATGAACAAGAGTGTCGACTGGCTTCAAGAGCAGCTGGAATCCGGGGATGCCAGCCTGCTACTGCTTGACTGCCGATCCCACGAGCTCTACGAGTCCTCGCACATCGACTCGGCTATCAATGTGGTCATCCCGGGGCTGAtgctcaggaggctgaagaagggCAACCTGCCCATCAAGTCGCTGATCCCCAACAACGAAGACAAGGAAAAATTCGTGAAACGGTGCAAGACCGACACGGTTATCCTCTACGACGAGTGCACGATCGATTGGCACGAAAATGGAACGAGTTCTGTCCTGGGGTTGTTGCTACAGAAACTGAGAGACGATGGCTGTAAAGCTTATTACCTGGAGG GGGGCTTCAACAAGTTTCAAACCGAATACCTCGAGCACTGCGAGACCAACCTGGACTGTTCTTGCCCCAGCAACTCTCCCCCCGTGTCCGTGCTGGGACTGGGAGGGCTGCGAATAAGTTCCGACTGCTCGGACGGGGAATCCGACGCCGATCGGGAGCCCAACAGCGCGACCGAGTCCGAGGGGAGTCCTCTGCCCAATAACCAGCCCGCCTTCCCCGTCCAGATCCTGCCGTACTTGTACCTCGGCTGTGCCAAAGATTCGACGAACCTGGATGTCCTAGGAAAGTATGGCATCAAGTATATCCTGAATGTAACCCCTAATCTTCCCAACATGTTTGAGAACGACGGGCAGTTTAAGTATAAGCAGATTCCAATTTCAGATCACTGGAGCCAGAATCTTTCACAGTTTTTCCCTGAAGCTATTTCGTTCATCG ATGAAGCTCGATCCAAGAAGTGTGGCATACTGGTTCACTGCCTAGCTGGGATTAGCAGGTCAGTCACTGTGACTGTTGCATATCTCATGCAGAAATTGAACCTTTCACTGAATGATGCTTATGATTTTGTGAAAAGGAAAAAGTCCAACATCTCTCCGAACTTCAACTTCATGGGGCAGCTTTTAGACTTTGAAAGGACTCTGGGACTTACAAGTCCTTGTGACAACAGGGCTCCTAAAGAACAGCTGTATTTCACCACTCCTACCAATCACAATGTTTTCCAGTTGGAATCTCTTGAGTCGACATGA